In Effusibacillus lacus, one DNA window encodes the following:
- the gcvPA gene encoding aminomethyl-transferring glycine dehydrogenase subunit GcvPA, which translates to MLKTLGIQSVEELFSDIPEAVRLKRDLNIPAAWSEIELYRHFAAMAGKNANLEEYVSFLGAGAYQHYIPATVDAIVSRSEFYTAYTPYQPEISQGILQAIFEYQTMVCQLTGMDVSNASMYDGPSALAEAGIMACAATRRSKLLVSRGVNPEYRAVVKTYAYGQNIEVIEVGVDNGATGLQDLESKLGDDIAGVLVQYPNFFGSIEDLKTISELAHRHKALFVTAVNPIAMGLLEAPGKFGADIVVAEGQPLGNSVSFGGPYLGMLATTKDLVRRVPGRVVGQTRDLDGRRAFVLTLQAREQHIRREKASSNICSNQALNALASTVYLSCMGKQGLQDVAKLNLQKAHYAYHKLTSVKGVEPLFNAPFFNEFAVIVSGNPTEINRKLLESKIIGGYDLGRVYPEYKGGLLFAVTELRTKEEIDLLAERLEAII; encoded by the coding sequence ATGCTGAAAACACTCGGGATCCAAAGCGTGGAAGAATTGTTTTCCGACATTCCCGAAGCGGTTCGATTGAAACGGGATCTGAACATTCCGGCCGCGTGGTCGGAGATTGAACTGTACCGCCATTTCGCGGCAATGGCAGGCAAGAACGCCAACCTGGAAGAGTATGTAAGCTTCCTGGGTGCGGGTGCTTACCAGCATTACATTCCGGCAACAGTTGATGCCATCGTCAGCCGCTCGGAATTTTACACCGCTTATACTCCTTACCAGCCTGAAATCTCTCAGGGGATCCTGCAGGCGATTTTTGAATACCAGACGATGGTTTGCCAGTTGACCGGGATGGATGTGTCCAACGCTTCCATGTATGACGGGCCGAGTGCTTTGGCTGAAGCCGGTATCATGGCATGTGCTGCAACCCGCCGTTCCAAGCTTCTGGTTTCCCGCGGCGTTAATCCGGAATACCGGGCGGTTGTCAAAACCTATGCTTACGGCCAGAACATCGAAGTTATCGAAGTCGGAGTTGACAATGGGGCAACCGGCCTGCAGGACCTGGAATCCAAATTGGGGGACGATATAGCGGGTGTGCTTGTGCAATACCCAAACTTCTTCGGTTCCATTGAGGACCTCAAGACCATTTCCGAACTTGCTCATAGGCACAAAGCGCTGTTTGTGACGGCAGTAAATCCGATTGCAATGGGGCTGCTGGAGGCTCCTGGCAAGTTTGGCGCGGATATCGTTGTGGCGGAAGGACAACCTTTGGGCAATTCCGTCTCCTTTGGCGGACCTTACCTCGGGATGCTTGCCACCACAAAGGATTTGGTGCGCCGTGTGCCGGGCCGTGTTGTCGGCCAAACCAGGGACTTGGACGGGCGTCGTGCTTTCGTACTGACACTACAAGCACGAGAACAACATATTCGCCGCGAAAAGGCCAGCTCCAACATCTGTTCCAACCAGGCTCTGAACGCTCTGGCGTCCACCGTTTATCTCAGCTGCATGGGGAAACAGGGGCTGCAGGATGTGGCGAAACTGAATCTGCAAAAAGCACACTACGCCTATCACAAGCTGACTTCCGTCAAAGGGGTTGAGCCGCTTTTCAACGCTCCTTTCTTTAACGAGTTTGCGGTAATAGTGAGCGGCAACCCGACAGAGATTAACCGGAAGCTGCTGGAATCCAAAATCATCGGCGGTTATGACTTGGGACGTGTTTATCCGGAGTACAAGGGCGGCTTGCTGTTTGCAGTAACCGAGCTGCGGACCAAAGAGGAAATTGACCTGTTGGCTGAGCGATTGGAGGCGATTATATGA
- a CDS encoding histidine phosphatase family protein: protein MTEICLVRHGETLWNREARLQGSKDIPLSEVGIAQARIVADQLSKENWDLIYSSDLLRAKRTAEYIGEKINVPHLLDSGLRERNYGLLEGMTRAEIEEQYPGVLTHPHQHQIPGLETFEALSQRVKETMESIANRHFGKKILVVTHGGTINAFLHSVTGQRSDRIENTSITRTRYDRFRWYIDCINDCAHLNV from the coding sequence ATGACAGAGATCTGCCTGGTCCGGCATGGAGAAACGCTTTGGAACCGGGAAGCCCGGTTGCAGGGATCAAAAGACATCCCGCTGTCTGAAGTAGGCATCGCACAAGCCCGAATTGTGGCTGATCAACTGTCAAAAGAGAACTGGGATCTGATCTATTCCAGCGACCTTTTGCGGGCCAAACGTACAGCTGAATATATTGGGGAGAAAATCAACGTCCCGCATCTCCTGGATTCAGGTTTGAGGGAACGAAACTACGGACTGCTGGAAGGCATGACCCGAGCCGAAATTGAGGAGCAGTATCCCGGGGTGCTTACCCACCCCCATCAACATCAAATCCCCGGACTGGAAACTTTCGAAGCACTGAGCCAGCGTGTCAAAGAGACGATGGAGTCAATTGCAAACCGGCATTTTGGCAAAAAGATACTGGTGGTGACACACGGCGGAACGATCAATGCCTTCCTGCATTCGGTAACCGGCCAGCGGTCGGACCGGATTGAAAACACATCCATCACCCGCACCCGTTATGACAGATTCCGGTGGTATATAGATTGCATCAACGACTGTGCCCATCTTAACGTGTAA
- a CDS encoding N-acetylmuramoyl-L-alanine amidase family protein: MLKTSVRLLGIVGLLLPCLLAAPEQAAGAQAPVIMIDPGHGGIDPGTQSRDGQVLEKDLNLKISKKLAESLKAEGFRVAMTRESDEDVTKYAPTNRGWGRHRRDLFGRLEAAHQHRASLLISIHGNHGTPRNEGAVVYHQPFSFESYMLACQLQDSMNRLSGKRFCPRSGGTYYVLRKSEIPSVIVEYGYLSNPSEVSRLLNDAYQDKVVSSLKAGIRQFMVLYGASTK, encoded by the coding sequence ATGTTGAAAACTTCGGTTCGTTTGTTGGGTATTGTCGGACTGCTTTTGCCTTGTTTACTTGCCGCTCCAGAGCAAGCCGCCGGGGCACAAGCCCCGGTTATCATGATCGACCCGGGACACGGGGGGATTGACCCTGGAACCCAAAGCAGGGACGGTCAGGTTCTTGAGAAGGATCTGAATTTGAAGATTTCAAAAAAACTGGCCGAAAGCTTAAAAGCGGAAGGTTTTCGGGTAGCTATGACCAGGGAAAGCGATGAGGACGTCACCAAATATGCCCCGACCAACCGGGGATGGGGACGGCATCGACGGGATCTGTTCGGAAGGCTGGAAGCTGCTCACCAACACCGGGCTTCCCTTTTGATAAGTATCCATGGGAATCACGGTACGCCCCGCAATGAAGGAGCCGTGGTTTATCATCAGCCTTTCTCCTTCGAAAGCTACATGCTGGCTTGCCAGCTGCAAGATTCCATGAACCGGTTGTCGGGGAAAAGATTCTGTCCCCGGTCGGGAGGCACGTATTACGTTCTCAGAAAATCAGAGATTCCGAGCGTCATTGTCGAGTACGGGTATTTATCAAATCCTTCGGAAGTAAGCAGGTTATTGAATGACGCCTATCAGGACAAGGTGGTTTCCTCCCTGAAGGCGGGGATTCGGCAGTTTATGGTGTTGTACGGGGCTTCCACAAAGTAA
- the gcvT gene encoding glycine cleavage system aminomethyltransferase GcvT, with the protein MTELKRTPLYPVYSEYGGKTIDFGGWELPVQFTSILEEHEAVRTRAGLFDVSHMGEIEVKGPDALANIQKWITNDASKIEIGQALYSPMCYPDGGCVDDLLVYRLDTDHYLLVVNAANIEKDYEWVKQNSFGNVEIANLSPGIAQLALQGPLAEQILRKLTDYDLSQIKYYWFARDVNVAGFKCLVSRTGYTGEDGFEIYTDAEHAPAVWKAILDAGKEEGVVPAGLGARDTLRFEARLPLYGQEISESISPVEAGLGMFVKLDKGDFIGREALSKQKEEGPKRKLAGFEMIERGIPRSHYEVQVEGRKIGEVTTGTMGPTVKKNIGLALIEADYAKIGQELDVIIRNKPVKGVIIKTPFYKREK; encoded by the coding sequence GTGACAGAGTTAAAACGCACTCCGCTGTATCCCGTTTATTCGGAATACGGCGGCAAGACAATCGATTTTGGCGGTTGGGAATTGCCGGTCCAATTCACCAGCATCCTGGAGGAGCATGAGGCGGTGCGCACCCGGGCCGGGTTGTTTGATGTGTCCCACATGGGGGAGATTGAAGTAAAAGGTCCGGATGCTTTGGCCAATATCCAGAAGTGGATCACCAACGACGCTTCCAAAATCGAGATCGGGCAGGCGCTCTACTCTCCCATGTGTTACCCCGATGGCGGATGCGTGGATGACTTGCTGGTCTATCGCCTGGATACGGATCATTACCTGCTGGTCGTGAATGCGGCCAATATCGAGAAAGATTATGAATGGGTGAAGCAGAATTCCTTTGGCAACGTGGAGATCGCCAATCTGTCGCCCGGCATAGCGCAATTGGCTTTGCAGGGTCCGCTGGCGGAGCAGATCCTCCGGAAGCTCACCGATTATGATTTGTCGCAAATCAAGTACTACTGGTTTGCCCGGGATGTGAACGTGGCAGGCTTCAAGTGCCTGGTTTCCCGCACCGGTTATACAGGGGAAGATGGATTTGAGATCTACACGGATGCGGAGCATGCCCCCGCTGTGTGGAAAGCGATCCTTGATGCCGGCAAGGAAGAAGGGGTGGTTCCGGCAGGACTCGGGGCGCGTGACACCCTGCGGTTCGAGGCCCGGTTGCCGCTTTACGGGCAGGAGATCAGCGAATCGATTTCGCCGGTTGAAGCAGGGCTTGGCATGTTCGTCAAGCTGGACAAGGGCGATTTCATTGGACGTGAAGCGCTGTCCAAGCAGAAAGAAGAAGGTCCCAAGCGCAAACTCGCAGGGTTTGAAATGATCGAGCGGGGGATTCCGCGCAGCCATTATGAAGTGCAAGTGGAGGGCCGGAAAATTGGCGAGGTAACAACCGGCACCATGGGGCCGACCGTCAAGAAGAATATCGGACTTGCCCTGATTGAGGCAGATTATGCAAAAATCGGCCAGGAGCTGGATGTCATCATTCGCAACAAACCGGTCAAAGGCGTCATCATCAAAACCCCATTTTACAAAAGAGAGAAGTAA
- a CDS encoding ACT domain-containing protein has product MKLRRRFYLVAEEIMPEAMIKTVEVKDMLARGEFETVNDAVSVVGLSRSAFYKYRDLVFLFDDEKRERLITLSLILEHRSGILSTVLNTIAQTGGNIITITQGIPMSQAAHVTATVDVRHLNVAVDELTGKLQDLQGVRKVEIVGYS; this is encoded by the coding sequence TTGAAATTGCGCAGAAGATTTTACCTTGTAGCCGAGGAGATTATGCCGGAAGCAATGATTAAAACAGTCGAAGTAAAGGACATGCTGGCAAGAGGCGAGTTTGAGACTGTAAACGACGCGGTCAGCGTGGTGGGGCTGTCCCGCTCCGCATTCTACAAGTACAGGGATCTGGTCTTTCTGTTTGACGACGAGAAGCGGGAACGTCTGATCACATTGTCGCTCATTCTGGAGCACCGGTCGGGGATCTTGTCGACCGTTCTCAATACCATAGCGCAAACGGGCGGCAATATTATCACCATCACGCAAGGAATTCCCATGAGCCAGGCGGCGCATGTAACCGCAACAGTGGATGTCCGTCATCTGAATGTGGCTGTTGATGAATTGACCGGCAAACTCCAGGACCTTCAGGGTGTTCGCAAGGTCGAGATTGTCGGGTACAGTTGA
- a CDS encoding YhcN/YlaJ family sporulation lipoprotein, with translation MFLLKKAAWKVLSVLAVTAALVSGCMNNQAQPRTLRGPGSQPGPMQSPAPVPPASQPPAPPAQGMNEESPMREARNIADALVGKHNIERANVFVAGRTAYVAVNIPNMAQGAITDQIKTDVANTVRGVEPDIQQVYVSADPDLYNRFQGYSNDIQQGRPIQGIFQRFMETVKRVFPEAR, from the coding sequence GTGTTCCTGTTGAAAAAAGCAGCATGGAAAGTTCTTTCGGTTCTTGCTGTAACGGCAGCTTTGGTTTCAGGATGCATGAACAATCAGGCGCAGCCCAGAACCCTGCGAGGCCCGGGATCACAGCCAGGACCCATGCAATCTCCTGCACCGGTTCCTCCGGCATCACAACCGCCTGCTCCCCCTGCTCAGGGCATGAATGAGGAGTCACCGATGAGAGAAGCCCGTAACATTGCAGATGCACTGGTAGGAAAACACAACATAGAGCGGGCAAATGTATTTGTTGCAGGACGAACAGCCTATGTGGCCGTAAACATTCCGAACATGGCCCAGGGTGCCATCACCGATCAGATTAAAACGGATGTGGCCAATACTGTGCGAGGGGTTGAACCGGATATCCAACAGGTATATGTATCGGCCGATCCGGATCTGTATAACCGTTTTCAGGGGTACTCAAACGACATTCAGCAAGGTCGTCCGATCCAGGGTATTTTCCAGAGATTCATGGAAACCGTGAAACGTGTTTTCCCGGAAGCGCGGTAA
- a CDS encoding YrzI family small protein, whose translation MLAIHILSLTVTITWRKQEPQPDSYENEILIARIIDEMNDNRCEHVGWF comes from the coding sequence ATGTTGGCAATTCACATACTGTCCTTGACAGTTACCATTACCTGGAGGAAACAGGAACCTCAACCGGACTCCTATGAAAATGAAATTCTCATAGCCCGGATTATTGATGAAATGAATGACAACCGGTGTGAACATGTGGGTTGGTTCTAA
- a CDS encoding YqhG family protein, which produces MDKTQIRNYCKRYFAATGTPILREEPDYLQVELPIEIDKELTDRPYYWMWIEATGETPKPTVLNLIFDSNVQVDGVDRTELVTLGSFRLEKIFASATRRGQFVCQFQTGSTVGIRVPFLLTSLKISYIADRRKDEIRSYGINLRSNQVVRDLYEQVCTLPMTSQLPVPYTEQLANKEILAASLQTGWQRIQDVVMQEIQEGDHAWAAEAMERLAQEIEQLEAYYQSLALNEEETPSMLAAERELRFAELKWRCKPRIQIQPLHFGLLYLDPTQFTGTSART; this is translated from the coding sequence ATGGATAAGACACAAATTCGGAACTACTGCAAACGGTATTTTGCCGCCACCGGAACTCCGATTCTAAGGGAGGAACCTGATTATCTGCAGGTGGAACTGCCGATTGAAATCGACAAGGAATTGACGGACCGTCCCTACTATTGGATGTGGATTGAAGCAACGGGAGAAACTCCGAAACCGACCGTTTTGAATCTGATATTTGACAGCAATGTCCAGGTGGATGGGGTTGACAGAACCGAACTGGTCACATTGGGCAGCTTTCGATTGGAAAAAATTTTTGCATCGGCCACCCGCCGGGGTCAATTCGTGTGCCAGTTTCAAACCGGTTCCACCGTTGGCATTCGGGTCCCTTTTTTGCTGACCAGTCTAAAAATCTCATACATTGCAGACCGGCGCAAAGATGAAATCCGTTCCTACGGAATCAATCTTCGGAGCAACCAGGTTGTCCGCGACCTTTATGAACAGGTTTGCACACTGCCCATGACGAGCCAACTCCCCGTCCCTTACACGGAGCAGCTGGCGAACAAAGAAATTCTTGCGGCGTCCTTGCAAACAGGCTGGCAGCGGATTCAGGATGTTGTCATGCAAGAAATTCAGGAAGGCGATCACGCCTGGGCGGCAGAAGCAATGGAACGGCTCGCCCAGGAAATCGAGCAACTGGAGGCTTACTACCAATCCCTTGCTTTAAATGAAGAGGAAACACCCTCCATGCTGGCTGCGGAACGGGAATTGCGGTTTGCCGAACTGAAGTGGCGATGCAAACCGCGAATTCAGATCCAACCCCTCCATTTTGGTTTGCTTTATTTGGATCCCACCCAGTTTACCGGCACATCCGCCCGAACATAA
- the thrB gene encoding homoserine kinase: MGVCIRVPATTANLGPGFDTFGMALSLYNTLEVDWSSGNLQIDVTGDGADLVPVNKTNAVYRAMQIVFERADQTALLEKRGLYIRIHNAVPVTRGMGSSATAIVGGLWAANELLGHPLSVDELLNLAVQLEGHPDNVAPAILGGIVVSGIVKEKAYAKRFSPPPGMKCVVAVPDFQLATKTSRKALPPAVPHGDAVSNVNRVGLMVAALMDGNLEMFCDLMEDRLHEPYRTPLVPGMKEAIAAAREAGAMGAVLSGSGPALIAFCRDGAAAIGNALQSGFATEGIESTILHLQPAEEGVAVLASIS; encoded by the coding sequence ATGGGGGTTTGTATACGCGTTCCGGCGACAACTGCCAATCTGGGTCCCGGATTTGACACTTTTGGCATGGCATTGTCTCTTTACAACACCCTGGAGGTCGATTGGTCCTCGGGCAATTTGCAAATCGATGTGACAGGGGACGGCGCCGATCTGGTCCCTGTCAATAAGACAAACGCCGTCTATCGCGCCATGCAGATAGTCTTTGAAAGGGCGGATCAAACGGCACTCCTGGAAAAAAGAGGCCTTTACATCCGAATTCATAACGCAGTTCCGGTTACAAGGGGAATGGGCAGTTCGGCAACCGCGATTGTCGGGGGATTATGGGCAGCCAATGAACTCCTTGGACATCCTTTGTCTGTCGATGAACTGCTGAATCTGGCGGTACAGTTGGAAGGCCATCCGGACAATGTTGCTCCCGCCATCCTGGGAGGCATCGTTGTATCCGGCATAGTCAAAGAAAAGGCATATGCGAAGCGTTTTTCTCCCCCGCCTGGAATGAAATGTGTGGTGGCCGTACCTGATTTTCAACTGGCAACCAAGACAAGCCGCAAAGCGCTTCCGCCAGCAGTTCCCCACGGAGATGCAGTGAGCAATGTCAATCGGGTTGGACTGATGGTTGCCGCTTTGATGGATGGCAATCTGGAGATGTTTTGCGATCTTATGGAGGATCGTCTGCATGAGCCTTACCGTACGCCCCTTGTTCCTGGTATGAAAGAAGCAATTGCGGCTGCCAGGGAAGCTGGTGCAATGGGTGCGGTGCTGTCCGGTTCGGGACCCGCTTTGATTGCCTTTTGCAGAGACGGAGCTGCTGCAATTGGCAACGCTTTGCAATCCGGATTTGCAACAGAAGGCATAGAATCAACCATCCTGCATTTGCAGCCAGCCGAAGAAGGAGTGGCGGTGCTGGCATCCATTTCGTAA
- the thrC gene encoding threonine synthase: MWRGIVEEYREFMPVTDNTPVVTLYEGNTPLYKAEKLSGQLGVEIWLKFEGLNPTGSFKDRGMTMAVSKAKEEGAEVLICASTGNTSAAAAAYAARAGMKAVVVIPHGKVALGKLAQTIMYGAEIIEIEGNFDEALSIVRQVSETHPVKLVNSVNPYRIEGQKTAAFEVCDDLGEAPTHLAIPVGNAGNITAYWKGFNEYRRHRRSGKLPKMLGFEASGSAAIVKGHPIEHPETIATAIRIGNPASWQQAADAAKDSKGKIDMVEDEEILAAYRLIAAEGVFCEPASAASVAGVIKLANSGYFSENDRVVCVLTGNGLKDPDTAMNHGINVEARVVPATEEAVVKAIFK; this comes from the coding sequence ATGTGGAGAGGAATCGTAGAAGAGTACAGGGAATTTATGCCCGTAACGGATAACACGCCGGTTGTTACATTGTACGAGGGAAATACACCTCTTTATAAGGCGGAGAAGCTTTCCGGCCAGTTGGGCGTGGAAATCTGGCTGAAGTTTGAAGGATTGAATCCCACCGGCTCCTTTAAGGACCGGGGAATGACTATGGCAGTGTCGAAAGCAAAAGAAGAAGGGGCCGAAGTGCTCATTTGCGCTTCCACAGGCAATACATCGGCGGCAGCCGCTGCTTATGCCGCCCGGGCCGGAATGAAAGCAGTGGTCGTGATTCCTCATGGCAAGGTGGCCCTTGGCAAACTGGCGCAAACAATTATGTACGGCGCGGAAATCATTGAAATTGAAGGGAACTTTGATGAGGCGCTGTCGATTGTCCGTCAGGTGTCCGAAACCCATCCTGTCAAATTGGTCAACTCTGTGAATCCTTATCGGATCGAAGGGCAGAAGACAGCGGCGTTCGAAGTGTGCGACGATCTTGGAGAAGCACCCACCCACTTGGCCATTCCCGTTGGAAACGCCGGGAACATTACCGCTTACTGGAAAGGGTTCAACGAATACCGAAGACATCGCCGTTCCGGCAAACTCCCGAAGATGCTGGGATTTGAAGCTTCCGGCTCTGCTGCCATCGTAAAAGGGCATCCCATCGAACATCCGGAAACTATTGCTACGGCCATTCGAATCGGGAACCCTGCCAGTTGGCAGCAAGCGGCAGATGCTGCCAAAGATTCAAAAGGCAAGATCGATATGGTGGAAGACGAAGAGATCCTTGCCGCATACCGTTTGATCGCCGCTGAGGGCGTGTTCTGCGAACCGGCATCGGCCGCATCGGTGGCAGGTGTGATCAAATTGGCAAATTCCGGTTATTTCAGCGAGAACGACCGTGTTGTTTGCGTACTGACCGGCAATGGGCTCAAAGATCCCGATACCGCAATGAACCACGGAATCAATGTGGAGGCCAGGGTCGTACCGGCAACGGAAGAGGCGGTAGTCAAAGCGATCTTTAAGTAG
- the gcvPB gene encoding aminomethyl-transferring glycine dehydrogenase subunit GcvPB, with protein MRQEKDQPLIFELSRPGRVACSLPACDVPEQSIEELIPGDYVRKEPAELPEVSEVDLIRHFTDLSRRNYGVDNGFYPLGSCTMKYNPKRNERMARLTGFAQIHPYQPEDTVQGALELLYKLQTELEEITGMDRVSLQPAAGAQGEWTGLMMIRAYHEARGEKRTKVIVPDTAHGTNPASATVAGYDTITIKSNERGNVDLESLRQVVGPDTAALMLTNPSTLGLFEEDIVEIAKIVHEAGGLLYYDGANANAILGYARPGDMGFDVVHLNLHKTFSTPHGGGGPGAGPVGVKKELIPFLPVPVVDYKDGKYVLDYDRPQSIGKVKGFYGNFGVLVRAYSYIRTMGPDGLKRVTEDAVLNANYIMEKLRPYFELPYDRVCKHEFVMSGKRQKANGVKTLDIAKRLLDFGFHPPTIYFPLNVEEAIMVEPTETENIDTLNRFIDAMIQIAKEAEENPDAVKSAPHNTVVNRLDETTAARNPILRYEK; from the coding sequence ATGAGACAAGAAAAAGACCAACCGTTGATTTTTGAACTGTCGCGTCCAGGGCGCGTAGCCTGCAGCCTTCCGGCTTGCGATGTTCCGGAGCAGTCGATTGAGGAACTGATTCCTGGCGACTATGTACGAAAAGAACCGGCGGAACTTCCGGAAGTCAGTGAAGTCGATCTGATTCGCCACTTTACGGATTTGTCCCGCAGGAATTATGGCGTGGACAACGGGTTCTATCCCTTGGGATCCTGCACAATGAAATACAATCCGAAACGGAACGAACGGATGGCCCGCCTGACCGGCTTTGCCCAAATTCATCCGTATCAACCGGAAGATACGGTGCAAGGGGCATTGGAATTGTTGTATAAGCTGCAAACGGAACTGGAAGAAATCACGGGCATGGATCGTGTTTCCCTGCAGCCGGCTGCAGGCGCCCAGGGGGAATGGACCGGTCTGATGATGATCCGGGCTTACCATGAAGCCCGGGGCGAGAAACGGACGAAAGTGATTGTCCCCGACACGGCTCACGGAACCAATCCGGCCTCCGCCACCGTTGCCGGTTACGATACGATCACCATCAAGTCCAACGAACGGGGCAATGTGGATCTTGAATCCCTGCGCCAAGTGGTAGGTCCTGACACAGCGGCACTGATGCTGACGAACCCTTCTACCCTGGGGCTGTTTGAAGAGGACATTGTGGAGATCGCCAAGATTGTGCATGAAGCGGGCGGACTGCTTTATTACGACGGAGCGAACGCCAATGCGATCCTGGGTTACGCAAGGCCGGGTGACATGGGATTTGACGTGGTGCACCTCAATCTGCACAAAACCTTTTCCACTCCCCACGGCGGCGGTGGACCGGGAGCAGGACCGGTCGGTGTCAAGAAAGAATTGATCCCGTTCCTGCCGGTTCCGGTCGTGGATTACAAAGATGGCAAATATGTACTGGATTATGACCGTCCACAATCCATTGGCAAGGTAAAAGGGTTTTACGGCAACTTTGGCGTGTTGGTCAGAGCTTACTCTTATATCCGGACAATGGGACCGGACGGCCTGAAGCGCGTAACAGAGGATGCAGTGTTAAACGCTAATTACATCATGGAAAAATTGCGTCCCTACTTTGAACTGCCCTATGACCGGGTATGCAAGCACGAGTTTGTCATGTCGGGCAAACGGCAAAAGGCCAACGGCGTGAAAACCCTTGACATCGCCAAGCGCCTTCTGGATTTCGGTTTCCATCCGCCGACAATCTACTTCCCGCTGAACGTGGAAGAAGCCATCATGGTGGAACCAACCGAAACGGAGAACATCGACACGCTGAATCGCTTCATTGATGCCATGATTCAGATTGCGAAAGAGGCGGAAGAGAATCCGGATGCTGTCAAATCGGCTCCTCATAACACGGTGGTGAACCGTCTGGACGAGACCACGGCAGCCCGGAATCCGATTCTTAGGTACGAGAAATAA
- a CDS encoding DEAD/DEAH box helicase encodes SLVLQWTRELNEKFSIKAFAQKKEWCWTTYDVVVASLDTTKRDPHRSIVLEQDWDLVIVDEAHKLKNRKTKNWELINRLRKKYLLLLTATPIQNDMKELYNLITLLKPGQLGSSQQFASTFMEEKRKPKNPAELKDALSQVMIRNKRSEGGVYFTQRKVASIPLELSPRERELYDGVSSFVKEEYLKRRAERGNVLPLITLQREICSTPYAALPTLERMYKDPKTPDSLRVRIDQLRQMCESIPLDQYTKGKKVIELVESCEDKAIIFTEYRASQEYLMYMLQQAGIRAIPFRGGFKRSKKDWMQELFEKRAQVLVATEAGGEGINLQFCNQVINFDLPWNPMRIEQRIGRVHRLGQTRDVYVYNIATRGTIEEYIVDLLQEKIRMFEMVIGELDMIIGKLKMHKTFENDLMDMLVNSKSASDLSSRFDDLGKKVLGALKGEQDG; translated from the coding sequence ATCCCTGGTTCTGCAATGGACCCGGGAGTTGAACGAGAAATTCTCCATTAAAGCATTTGCCCAAAAAAAAGAATGGTGCTGGACAACCTACGATGTTGTGGTCGCTTCCCTTGATACCACCAAGCGGGATCCCCATCGATCCATTGTGCTGGAACAGGACTGGGACCTGGTGATTGTGGACGAGGCGCACAAACTGAAGAACCGGAAAACAAAAAACTGGGAACTGATCAACCGGCTGCGGAAGAAGTACCTGCTGCTGCTCACTGCCACACCGATCCAGAACGACATGAAGGAACTGTACAATCTGATCACCCTGTTAAAACCGGGACAACTGGGCAGTTCCCAACAGTTTGCCTCCACCTTCATGGAGGAAAAGAGAAAGCCCAAAAACCCGGCAGAATTGAAAGACGCTCTGTCCCAGGTCATGATCCGGAACAAGCGAAGCGAGGGCGGTGTGTATTTTACCCAGCGGAAAGTGGCTTCGATTCCGCTTGAACTGTCTCCCCGGGAACGGGAATTGTACGATGGCGTTTCGTCCTTTGTAAAAGAAGAATATCTGAAACGCCGGGCGGAAAGGGGCAACGTACTCCCGCTCATCACTCTTCAGCGGGAGATATGTTCCACTCCCTATGCAGCATTGCCGACCCTTGAAAGAATGTATAAAGATCCCAAAACACCCGATTCTCTCAGGGTAAGGATCGACCAACTGCGCCAGATGTGCGAGTCCATCCCGCTTGATCAGTATACGAAAGGCAAGAAAGTGATCGAATTGGTGGAGTCCTGCGAAGACAAGGCGATCATCTTCACCGAATACCGGGCCTCCCAGGAATATCTGATGTACATGCTGCAGCAGGCTGGCATCCGGGCAATCCCGTTTCGGGGCGGTTTTAAACGCAGCAAGAAAGATTGGATGCAGGAACTGTTCGAAAAAAGGGCTCAGGTGCTGGTAGCCACCGAAGCGGGTGGTGAAGGGATCAACCTGCAGTTTTGCAACCAGGTGATCAACTTTGACTTGCCATGGAACCCGATGCGCATTGAACAGCGCATCGGCCGTGTTCACCGGTTGGGTCAGACCCGGGATGTATATGTGTACAACATTGCGACCCGCGGCACCATTGAAGAATACATAGTCGATTTGCTACAGGAGAAAATTCGCATGTTTGAAATGGTGATTGGCGAATTGGACATGATCATCGGCAAACTCAAGATGCACAAAACATTCGAAAACGATCTGATGGATATGCTGGTGAATTCGAAGTCCGCCTCCGACTTGTCCTCCCGCTTTGACGATCTGGGGAAAAAGGTGTTAGGAGCGCTGAAAGGGGAACAGGATGGATAA